In one Lolium rigidum isolate FL_2022 chromosome 3, APGP_CSIRO_Lrig_0.1, whole genome shotgun sequence genomic region, the following are encoded:
- the LOC124697277 gene encoding uncharacterized protein LOC124697277 produces the protein MIQSFPGMSSPSSDKEAADRAKSRSASAAAPGKSSSARAAAPSKSTSAARAKFSSASLPVGGKSRWSDVGVAPFQDGQYVRLLNRGRGGYLFADETGRGVSVDRRREMANTAWVAQVLETDTNYHVLLRSAYGRHLAVTRAPAPEGHVGCGAAQCGFDGPDDAHVMWWTTPGKGGSVVLLHGTSASLRALRANGRYRRWHRCVTVEAINRSRVTSMMEWEVEVIPLRVERPPYQLRPGGADAPWHPGSAEKMEVNCVVADDNGSTDGRGWETIQFRGRSLMELGNELAQRLGDGVSFQDITLFIQAGNLGQPTLLLTDLPHRDDRVDIVVFRVGTAGHDRLLFPDLDAE, from the exons ATGATCCAGTCCTTCCCCGGcatgtcgtcgccgtcgtcggacaAGGAGGCGGCGGACCGCGCCAAGTCCCGctcggcgagcgcggcggcgcccgGCAAGTCCAGCTCGGCGCGGGCCGCGGCGCCCAGCAAGTCAACTTCGGCGGCCCGCGCCAAGTTCAGCTCGGCGTCCCTGCCCGTGGGCGGCAAGTCCCGCTGGTCCGACGTCGGCGTCGCGCCGTTCCAGGACGGGCAGTACGTGCGGCTCCTCAACCGCGGCCGCGGCGGGTACCTCTTCGCGGACGAGACGGGGCGGGGCGTctccgtggaccgccgccgcgagaTGGCCAACACGGCGTGGGTGGCGCAGGTGCTGGAGACCGACACCAACTACCACGTGCTGCTCCGCAGCGCCTACGGCCGCCACCTCGCCGTCACGCGCGCCCCGGCGCCCGAGGGCCACGTCGGCTGCGGCGCCGCGCAGTGCGGCTTCGACGGGCCGGACGACGCCCACGTCATGTGGTGGACCACCCCGGGGAAGGGCGGCAGCGTCGTGCTGCTCCACGGCACGTCCGCCAGCCTCCGGGCGCTCCGGGCCAACGGGCGGTACCGCCGCTGGCACAGGTGCGTCACCGTCGAGGCCATCAACCGCTCCCGCGTCACCTCGATGATGGAGTGGGAGGTTGAGGTCATACCCCTGAGGGTCGAGAGGCCGCCGTACCAGCTGCGACCAGGAGGCGCCGATGCT CCATGGCACCCAGGCTCTGCAGAGAAGATGGAAGTCAATTGCGTTGTGGCAGATGATAACGGGAGCACCGATGGCCGGGGCTGGGAAACTATCCAGTTCCGTGGCAGGAGTCTGATGGAGCTGGGCAATGAGTTGGCACAGCGGTTGGGCGATGGCGTCAGCTTCCAGGACATCACCCTCTTTATTCAGGCAGGCAACCTTGGGCAGCCCACGCTTCTGCTCACCGACCTTCCCCATAGAGACGACCGCGTTGACATCGTGGTGTTCAGGGTTGGTACAGCAG GGCACGACCGACTGCTGTTTCCAGATCTTGATGCTGAATAG